The following are encoded in a window of Hippoglossus hippoglossus isolate fHipHip1 chromosome 23, fHipHip1.pri, whole genome shotgun sequence genomic DNA:
- the phlda1 gene encoding pleckstrin homology-like domain family A member 1, translated as MLENGMKVFKEGLLEKRSDGLLQLWKKKHCVLTEDGVLLLPPKQHDHPQHHQPHHGGGDTGKVKELHFASMKTVDCVERKGKYVYFTVVMMEGKEIDFRCPQDEGWNAEITLQMVQYKNRQAILAVKSTRQKQQLLVVQMPGQKTVRGTPNVA; from the coding sequence ATGCTGGAGAACGGCATGAAGGTGTTCAAGGAGGGTCTCCTGGAGAAGCGGAGCGAcgggctgctgcagctctggaaGAAGAAGCACTGCGTCCTGACCGAGGACggcgtgctgctgctgccgcccaAGCAGCACGACCACCCGCAGCACCACCAGCCGCACCACGGCGGCGGGGACACGGGCAAAGTCAAAGAGCTGCACTTCGCCAGCATGAAGACGGTGGACTGCGTGGAGCGCAAGGGCAAGTACGTCTACTTCACCGTGGTCATGATGGAGGGCAAGGAGATCGACTTCAGGTGCCCGCAGGACGAGGGCTGGAACGCGGAGATCACCCTGCAGATGGTCCAGTACAAGAACCGCCAGGCGATCCTGGCCGTCAAGTCCACCcggcagaagcagcagctgctcgtcGTGCAGATGCCCGGACAGAAGACGGTCCGGGGCACGCCGAACGTGGCGTGA